The Methanobacterium sp. genome contains the following window.
TTCCATATTTAAAATAATCCCTATGGACAATAGAGTTTATAAGGGCTTCACGTATGGCTTCAAGAGGGTAATCCCAAACTTCATCACGGGTTAACTTGCCTTTTATCTCAAATTTCACATTTAAAGAATTTTTAATGGCTTCTTCAGCTTCTTCTGCCTGCCTAAACAAATTGCCTTTAACTCGCCTATCAGAAATACTGACTCCATTTTTAAATTTTAACACCCTAACCAGGGCATTGGTAAAATATTTCTGAGGATCCTTACCAAAAAGAACTATAGCTGCATTAGTGAGCTTACCTTCAACTAAAAGGTTAATTTTGAGAAGTAAATCAGATAGATCTGCAGCATCATCTGCGACTAGTCTTCCTTTACTGACAGCTCTCCTAATAAATCTGCGAAGAGCCTCCTCATCTATTTCATCCAGACTGTAATCATTGGTCAAGCCATCCCAATTACTCTCCTTTAAAAAGAAATCCCGTAATTCATCCCCCAACATTCCAGTCGTAGTAGTGCCAACTCTTTTATAATATTTTCCATTGTAAGAAATAGGATTAGAACTTTTTTCAACATCTATCCTTAAAACCTTCTTCCCATCAAACTCAAAACAGGAAATATTAGGATGAATTCCCATTTTAT
Protein-coding sequences here:
- a CDS encoding transcriptional regulator produces the protein KMGIHPNISCFEFDGKKVLRIDVEKSSNPISYNGKYYKRVGTTTTGMLGDELRDFFLKESNWDGLTNDYSLDEIDEEALRRFIRRAVSKGRLVADDAADLSDLLLKINLLVEGKLTNAAIVLFGKDPQKYFTNALVRVLKFKNGVSISDRRVKGNLFRQAEEAEEAIKNSLNVKFEIKGKLTRDEVWDYPLEAIREALINSIVHRDYFKYGIQTQIKIFDDKIWFFNPGELFGGMTIEKLTQLHPSSTRNPLIAEMFFKAGLVEVHGSGIRQMIKSLKNAGLPEPDFKEEFAGFSVYMMKNVYTKEYLESIGLNRSQIQAVSYMQEHGSLTMSDFLRISPGISERTLRRYLVDLLDKKLIIAVGEKKGRKYELL